The following are encoded together in the Nitrospirota bacterium genome:
- a CDS encoding PilZ domain-containing protein, whose product MINEHRKYRRYPLTATVRIDPVISTALYTMTINISRDGIGVYSNSLVHNGSDVKLDIMFKDIRGKDMMETLKGKVVHSYKWHWVYVAGIKFNQLLSQDNTPYLLEYIEYCENRDNYLCIIPDIT is encoded by the coding sequence TTGATAAATGAACATCGTAAATATCGCAGGTATCCGCTCACGGCAACAGTAAGGATTGATCCCGTAATCAGCACTGCATTATATACCATGACCATTAATATTAGCAGAGACGGAATAGGAGTTTATTCAAACTCTCTAGTACATAATGGAAGTGATGTAAAATTAGATATCATGTTCAAGGATATAAGAGGTAAGGACATGATGGAAACACTGAAAGGCAAGGTTGTACATAGCTACAAATGGCACTGGGTTTATGTAGCAGGGATTAAATTCAATCAGCTCCTAAGTCAGGATAACACACCGTATTTGCTTGAATATATTGAATATTGTGAGAATAGGGATAATTACTTATGTATCATCCCAGACATCACATGA